A genomic window from Leishmania panamensis strain MHOM/PA/94/PSC-1 chromosome 5 sequence includes:
- a CDS encoding hypothetical protein (TriTrypDB/GeneDB-style sysID: LpmP.05.0850): protein MLSFRDIARTPDDADVLQTSLEELHRRRHAKQQQQQERERERQQREENPLLDEDAYSWSVADELSYRREVLNTWARQYPKLREAVASVGTVVSPRNAASWGTADTTPAAKAAPVFSVVDVVRPLYPSLWRIPAGTIPANFYTHSAATVAVKDHSTHSCLVRVRWEAIRAMDPSGSIPHAQPQPQRVLARWPQGKPVSAKVAAVLRSIGIEKRNCEQCGKNVRWRQQQDEEEASQRQPDYRAWDHHSAVSAKLFGNRASSADSAKSAIKVVAVNKPDSRVMAVSAGVEDDGSSGGGSTADASESALGHELYWPAHITRIRALFMGAAYLQDTFHGLSQLQQYERFEPVLASALVSPLRIVVDVVYAIDETSEALGLSIDPFVQVDTTTSLKACKDAPTSRDCDGLRSTSLDSRSDSITPSRGSMAARRGTLSPREALVAVVEDECPVLLPSSLPPVLSDLNYGFMATSTTAGTAAGGSGSAESQRVASQRMSLTDDPITANAAALCRSTLSTSPLPLYTILAGPVTQTHSIVLLRPTPDVVCTARARALEELEQRWRRLRQALAGRLVTYEEQAPTVAVVQSSAQATSPAPVLTTPPAATTTPSESLSQRRSLSPSAILTVELPDVDTYVSPLIDCSPQQDEGLPAKPAGAMSVMKGEMQYSTRVPQLQGGRLPRQPLTHRVDSAHDVYGRRPQLSFTSLRPSPADTDLCSAEHGAHNSKSRARSQPSRASQSPRGSGARDDGTWAAAAAPWSVPTPPKSPLPSQLSPSTPRQTRTPRADQGASSKDDDTTAAAAPHRDAMTARTPQWARAPVSPTSVCSLASTDGLDAPYNNVPFSSTEGLRSALPPHGRRAETEESRVISAAVRSAGEWLRLRQAVARAQRQPAASPQPHLPTLTIEPRSPMSSDAFRLANNTGRVSTAAATDFLDKAPPSSAFLPPRRRSHDGDDSPHHRRRSEMESCLVVIASSRTVPEGQPMTALQEACVKPHLSLDVHHTISDSAHQQSSTGRDGGGERVSPRSGRDGEAPPTLLQLHSRVSKGGTLIIPHLSTCDAASTPTMHSSTPSIPPSPPPHAASPSTRMNISAGATAQPHAEDNGQPLFSVRHTIRQQSRILLYHPDAASSRGSTTYTSAQPSATPPPVLSSESPLQRSPTASSTMRESCGASDEPRSALTHISQPGTVALVGCKGNEKAPTAPQAACATASASSSSGDDPPMLSGTAAYPSNILMGPLFAAAAVQRASASRRAGAVASSSPLPTQAAARESHSDPALTSGPQLSSLPASSAAVAAPRAHVHSVSSLPQQKDDAAASSNDRNHTCGAAPVTSPSSGAAVEKADPQRPRRQTPPLQSNTNVVGATTASVNHQVAQGGSSHTSDAVTSAESPLPRRPQSPAPPSVAGGNHDTHEAASISASPSSVKPQPSAVHADVTSAASRARGDPRLSSRFGVSSSSRKDHRHALPEAPKTETPPSTDGDAGDSLRRHQQQQQHAGLVSVEVSRDVLSESGNREVELPEQPVRVSGGLTSCSTPQLQNPYVITANASVAAPVSSCELETNLESLNQPVHSSWEELPAAHRQATNAIPSRTASTDVRSSKRSAHPRHHPPSDAVQASATSSSSPTLSASALPLPKNPRPAQCRLWRMQSMIVGSTGNEKLDRVDPVAPVPCRRHTAPPLATSSASWAFSDPSISLLSSWVASSRGTSPAPQASSHSSRSSRGGEGRTLVARSHQRTSSSQSGRQHHHDVITLSQSPSTTRRHRVLVRRVVRRHRSEVFVEEGGTLVYRAPMVASHHLRSDEGSGNGENDTAAPLLLSSSLDTRAASSHRVR, encoded by the coding sequence ATGCTCTCCTTCCGCGATATCGCGCGCACCCCCGATGACGCCGATGTCCTGCAGACCAgcctggaggagctgcaccgacgccgccacgcaaagcagcagcagcagcaggagcgagagcgagagcggcagcagcgagaggaaaaTCCGCTCTTAGACGAAGACGCGTACAGCTGGAGCGTCGCAGATGAACTCTCCTACCGCCGTGAAGTGCTCAACACGTGGGCGCGGCAGTACCCAAAGCTGCGAGAGGCCGTTGCATCTGTGGGCACTGTCGTGTCACCGCGGAACGCCGCATCATGGGGCACCGCAGATACCACCCCTGCGGCGAAAGCTGCTCCAGTGTTCTCTGTCGTTGATGTTGTTCGTCCACTGTACCCGTCACTGTGGCGAATACCAGCAGGTACCATCCCGGCCAACTTTTATACGCACAGCGCGGCCACCGTGGCGGTGAAAGACCACAGCACTCATTCGTGTCTGGTACGTGTCCGATGGGAAGCAATACGGGCGATGGACCCGTCCGGCAGCATTCCCCACGCACAACCTCAGCCGCAGCGTGTGTTGGCGCGGTGGCCCCAAGGCAAGCCGGTATCCGCCAAGGTAGCCGCGGTTCTGCGCTCCATCGGCATTGAGAAACGAAACTGTGAGCAATGTGGCAAAAATGttcggtggcggcagcagcaagatGAAGAGGAAGCGTCCCAGCGGCAGCCAGACTATCGAGCGTGGGATCATCACTCAGCAGTGTCAGCGAAGCTTTTCGGCAATCGAGCGAGTAGCGCAGACAGCGCCAAATCGGCCATCAAGGTGGTTGCAGTAAACAAGCCCGACTCGAGAGTTATGGCGGTTAGTGCTGGAGTCgaagacgacggcagcagtggcggtggcagcactgccgaTGCATCTGAGAGCGCATTGGGCCACGAGCTGTACTGGCCGGCACACATCACCCGCATTCGGGCACTCTTCATGGGCGCAGCGTATCTGCAGGACACCTTCCACGGCCTCAGTCAGTTGCAGCAGTACGAACGGTTTGAGCCAGTGCTCGCCTCGGCACTGGTAAGCCCACTACGCATTGTTGTCGACGTGGTCTATGCCATTGATGAGACTAGTGAGGCGCTCGGTCTGTCCATCGACCCCTTCGTCCAGGTCGACACGACGACGTCTTTGAAGGCGTGCAAGGACGCGCCAACCAGCCGAGACTGCGATGGACTGCGAAGTACCAGCCTGGATAGTAGAAGCGACAGCATCACACCTAGCCGCGGTAGCATGGCTGCTCGTCGTGGCACCCTCTCTCCACGGGAGGCGCTCGTCGCAGTGGTGGAAGACGAGTGTCCTGTGCTTCTTCCCTCGTCACTACCGCCGGTGCTGTCCGACCTGAACTACGGCTTCATGGCGACATCGACGACTgctggtactgctgctggcggcagcggcagtgcagaGAGTCAACGGGTCGCCTCCCAGCGGATGTCCCTTACAGACGACCCCATCACCGCCAACGCCGCAGCACTGTGTCGCAGCACCCTCTCCACCAGCCCGTTGCCCCTCTACACCATTTTGGCTGGTCCTGTGACCCAGACGCACTCGATCGTGCTTCTCCGCCCCACCCCAGACGTCGTGTGCACTGCCCGTGCACGCGCtttggaggagctggagcagcggtggaggcggcttCGTCAGGCCCTCGCTGGCCGACTTGTCACATATGAAGAACAAGCGCCGACTGTAGCTGTCGTGCAGTCGTCAGCCCAGGCTACATCACCCGCCCCGGTGCTGACTACACCAccggcagccaccaccaccccgaGCGAGTCACtctcgcagcggcgctcgctGTCGCCCTCGGCTATCCTTACCGTGGAACTGCCCGACGTTGACACGTACGTCAGTCCGCTCATCGACTGCAGTCCACAGCAGGACGAGGGACTGCCTGCGAAGCCGGCCGGTGCCATGTCGGTGATGAAAGGGGAGATGCAGTATTCGACGCGAGTGCCGCAACTGCAGGGTGGACGTCTGCCACGGCAACCGCTTACACATCGGGTTGACAGCGCTCACGATGTGTACGGAAGACGGCCGCAGCTTTCCTTTACCTCGTTGCGGCCGTCGCCAGCAGACACCGACCTGTGCAGTGCTGAGCACGGCGCGCACAACTCCaagtcgcgcgcgcgctcacAGCCAAGTCGCGCAAGTCAATCTccgcgtggcagcggcgcacgagACGACGGCACgtgggctgctgcagcggcaccgtggTCCGTGCCCACGCCGCCCAAGTCGCCACTCCCTTCTCAGCTATCTCCGTCCACGCCTCGGCAGACTCGCACCCCGCGCGCGGATCAGGGAGCCTCGAGCAAAGATGACGACAcaactgccgctgctgcgcctcaccGTGACGCCATGACTGCGCGAACGCCGCAGTGGGCGCGCGCTCCAGTGAGTCCAACCTCCGTTTGCTCGCTGGCTTCGACCGATGGACTGGACGCGCCCTACAACAATGTGCCGTTCTCAAGCACGGAGggcttgcgcagcgcactgccTCCGCATGGTCGGCGAGCAGAAACAGAGGAAAGCCGCGTCATctcagctgctgtgcgctcCGCCGGGGAGTGGCTACGACTAAGGCAGGCtgtggcgcgcgcgcagcggcagccagcCGCTTCGCCACAACCGCACCTACCCACCCTTACCATTGAACCACGCTCGCCAATGTCATCGGATGCATTTCGGCTGGCAAACAACACCGGCCGCGTTAgcactgccgcagccacTGACTTCCTAGACAAAGCGCCGCCATCATCAGCCTTTCTGCCGCCTcgacgccgcagccacgACGGTGACGACAGCCCGCATCATCGCAGGCGCAGCGAGATGGAGTCTTGTTTGGTCGTCATCGCCTCTTCGCGGACGGTGCCGGAGGGGCAACCGATGACAGCGCTGCAAGAAGCGTGCGTGAAGCCGCACCTTTCGTTGGATGTGCACCACACGATTAGCGACTCTGCACATCAacagagcagcaccggcagggatggtggcggtgagcgAGTGTCACCGCGCTCTGGCCGAGACGGGGAAGCGCCACCGACCCTTCTGCAGCTCCACTCGCGGGTGAGCAAAGGAGGGACGCTTATAATCCCCCACCTCAGCACCTGTGacgccgcctccacgccgACCATGCACTCTTCCACTCCGTCgatccccccttccccaccaccacacgcagcTTCGCCCTCAACTCGAATGAACATTTCTGCTGGTGCCACAGCACAGCCGCACGCTGAGGATAACGGTCAGCCGCTGTTTAGTGTACGCCACACCATCCGCCAGCAGTCTCGGATACTCCTGTATCACCCCGATGCTGCTAGCAGTCGTGGCAGCACCACGTACACGTCAGCCCAGCCCTCAGCCACGCCACCACCGGTGCTGTCGTCGGAatcaccgctgcagcgctccccaacggcgagcagcacgatgagagagagctgcggcgccagCGATGAACCCCGCTCTGCTCTTACCCACATATCACAGCCAGGGACGGTGGCCTTAGTAGGCTGCAAGGGGAATGAGAAGGCACCCACCGCACCACAAGCGGCATGTGCAACTGCCTCGGCATCCTCCAGCTCGGGCGATGATCCCCCTATGCTcagcggcacagcggcgTATCCGTCCAACATCCTGATGGGgcccctcttcgctgctgctgccgtccaGAGGGCGTCCGCAAGTCGGCGAGCAGGCGCCGttgcgtcgtcgtcgcctctGCCGACgcaagcggcggcgcgcgagTCACACAGCGATCCTGCCTTGACATCCGGCCCTCAGTTGTCTTCCTTACCCGCGTcgtcagcggcagtggcagcgccacGGGCACATGTGCACTCGGTATCGTCGCTACCGCAGCAGAAGGACGACGCGGCTGCCTCGAGCAACGATCGCAACCACACCTGCGGCGCGGCCCCTGTGACATCACCAAGTAGTGGTGCGGCGGTCGAGAAAGCGGATCCGCAGCGGCCTCGCCGCCAGACCCCTCCGCTTCAGAGCAACACCAATGTGGTGGGTGCAACGACCGCTTCAGTGAACCACCAAGTGGCCCAAGGCGGCAGTAGCCACACTAGTGACGCAGTGACAAGCGCTGAAAGCcctctgccgcgccgccctcagtcaccggcgccgccgtcagtAGCAGGGGGGAACCATGACACGCATGAAGCGGCGTCAATCTCGGCTTCCCCATCGTCTGTGAAACCGCAGCCTTCAGCGGTGCACGCAGACGTCACTAGCGCCGCGAGCCGCGCCAGGGGTGACCCAAGACTATCTAGTCGTTTCGGGGTGAGCTCCAGCAGCCGAAAAGATCACAGACATGCGCTCCCAGAGGCACCAAAGACGGAAACCCCTCCCTCGACCGACGGTGACGCAGGGGACTCGCTGCggcgacatcagcagcagcagcagcacgccggcCTTGTGTCTGTGGAAGTGTCACGTGACGTTCTGTCCGAATCCGGCAACCGCGAAGTAGAGCTGCCGGAACAACCGGTGCGCGTGTCGGGTGGGCTGACCTCGTGCTCAACTCCACAGCTACAGAATCCATACGTTATCACCGCCAACGCGTCCGTCGCAGCGCCCGTTAGCTCCTGCGAGTTGGAGACGAACCTTGAGAGCCTCAACCAGCCCGTGCACTCGAGTTGGGAGGAGTTGCCAGCGGCACATCGGCAGGCCACAAACGCGATACCAAGCCGCACAGCCAGCACGGACGTGCGTTCGTCGAAGCGGTCGGCCCATCCACGTCACCACCCTCCCAGTGATGCGGTGCAAGCGAGTGCAACATCTTCATCCTCCCCCACGTTGTCTgcgtcagcgctgccgctaccgAAGAACCCGCGTCCCGCGCAGTGCAGATTGTGGCGTATGCAATCCATGATCGTGGGAAGCACGGGCAACGAAAAATTGGACAGGGTAGACCCGGTGGCGCCGGTCCCATGCAGGCGACACACTGCTCCTCCACTTGCCACCTCGTCAGCGAGCTGGGCCTTCTCAGACCCTTCGATCTCGCTATTGTCCTCCTGGGTGGCCTCGTCGCGTGGCACGTCGCCTGCTCCCCAGGCGAGTAGTCATTCCTCGCGAAGTAGCCGTGGCGGCGAAGGAAGGACTCTCGTCGCTCGCTCACACCAAcgcacgtcctcctcgcagTCCGGCCGTCAACACCATCATGACGTCATCACGCTCTCACAGTCGCCGTCCACTACACGCAGACACAGGGTCCTCGTGCGCCGCGTGGTGCGTCGGCACCGCAGCGAAGTATTCGTGGAAGAAGGTGGCACGTTAGTATACCGCGCCCCCATGGTGGCGTCGCACCACctgcgcagcgacgagggcagcggcaacggcgagaacgacactgcagcgccgcttctgctgtcctcgtcgctgGACACGAGAGCCGCGAGCTCCCACAGAGTACGCTGA
- a CDS encoding hypothetical protein (TriTrypDB/GeneDB-style sysID: LpmP.05.0860) has protein sequence MQRVSRVAVAASVSSSSSPATALLTPSRDFRKELFEGPLDLKPGERNARKGPPVAHSLPVYKTAHKLHNSVRWKNANLVTNVAGGQDFRLRETQGEGTFDETGMYRDWLYGDERRYANYIGLTLGGLAIALFWYTMRVIGMETWDIPTPVLASQRKRLAKAAAAGDVDGSGDAAVDTLAPPTEKETRQDALAMLKRPMTVSKGG, from the coding sequence ATGCAGCGCGTAAGCCGAGTAGCAGTAGCGGCATCGgtgtcctcctcatcctccccAGCAACAGCCCTGCTGACACCGTCGCGCGACTTCCGCAAGGAGCTGTTCGAGGGCCCCCTTGACCTAAAGCCGGGTGAGCGCAACGCCCGCAAGGGTCCACCGGTTGCCCATAGTCTCCCCGTCTACAAGACAGCGCATAAGCTGCACAACTCCGTCCGCTGGAAGAACGCCAATCTTGTGACGAACGTCGCCGGTGGCCAGGACTTCCGCCTGCGCGAGACTCAAGGCGAGGGCACCTTTGACGAGACAGGCATGTACCGCGACTGGCTCTACGGCGATGAAAGGCGCTACGCCAACTACATCGGCCTGACCCTTGGCGGACTCGCCATCGCTCTTTTCTGGTATACAATGCGCGTGATCGGCATGGAGACGTGGGACATCCCAACCCCGGTGCTGGCCTCCCAACGCAAGCGGCTTGCcaaggcggctgccgcgggtGATGtggacggcagcggcgatgccgcGGTAGACACGTTGGCGCCAccgacagagaaggagactCGCCAAGATGCGCTGGCGATGCTGAAGCGGCCGATGACGGTGTCAAAAGGCGGCTAA